The following proteins are co-located in the Syntrophorhabdales bacterium genome:
- a CDS encoding Xaa-Pro peptidase family protein produces the protein MKLTLQERDRRHDAIRKMMKEKDLSILVVASNAMWTGHVRYLSNYPPHFGYSYVVFPRDGAPTIFVFSGIQERVAAQRWISDARQSSDYPADIVRRIKESDYDGKRIGLVGVENISFTIYEYMKKELPSATFVNATKEIFDLRMIKSAEEQALARECARITDGLYKRIKEVAKIGMSEFDIYAEMDYFMRKQGVETAFNLIGTGSYPVAPFLAPSGRVLQKGESLIVELTPRYEGYYTQLTVVMPLEEPTAKMKEFLETGVAAQQKGVTLLKPGNKASDAANAMKAYVEEAGYVYPYRGGHSLGHDLDEPPAIVPQDDTMLQPGMTIVVHPCVMDKSGDGVFIGDTYLITETGNEPLNHTPLK, from the coding sequence ATGAAACTTACACTTCAGGAACGGGACCGTCGTCACGATGCGATCAGGAAGATGATGAAAGAGAAAGATCTTTCCATCCTGGTAGTTGCCTCCAATGCGATGTGGACCGGACACGTCCGTTATCTTTCCAACTACCCTCCCCATTTTGGCTATTCCTATGTAGTATTTCCGCGAGACGGCGCACCCACCATCTTTGTTTTCAGCGGGATCCAGGAACGTGTAGCAGCACAGCGCTGGATCAGCGACGCCAGGCAGAGTTCTGACTATCCGGCAGATATTGTCAGGCGAATCAAGGAATCGGATTATGATGGCAAACGCATAGGGCTTGTGGGTGTGGAGAATATCTCGTTTACAATTTACGAGTACATGAAGAAGGAGTTGCCCTCGGCAACTTTTGTCAATGCCACCAAGGAGATATTCGATTTGCGCATGATCAAGAGTGCAGAGGAGCAGGCCCTCGCCCGCGAGTGCGCCCGCATTACAGACGGCCTTTACAAAAGAATCAAGGAAGTCGCGAAGATCGGGATGAGCGAATTCGACATCTACGCTGAGATGGACTACTTCATGCGCAAGCAGGGAGTTGAAACCGCCTTCAATCTTATCGGGACCGGCAGCTACCCCGTCGCACCATTTCTCGCACCTTCAGGCAGGGTACTTCAGAAAGGCGAAAGCTTAATCGTGGAGCTTACCCCTCGGTACGAAGGGTACTACACGCAGCTCACGGTGGTGATGCCCCTGGAAGAACCGACAGCGAAGATGAAAGAGTTTCTCGAGACCGGCGTCGCTGCGCAGCAGAAAGGCGTGACATTGCTCAAGCCCGGCAACAAAGCCTCTGACGCGGCCAATGCAATGAAGGCGTACGTGGAGGAAGCGGGGTATGTTTATCCGTATCGAGGAGGCCACTCCCTCGGACACGACCTCGACGAACCGCCGGCGATCGTGCCGCAGGACGATACCATGCTTCAGCCAGGTATGACTATTGTTGTCCACCCGTGTGTTATGGACAAGAGCGGCGACGGCGTTTTTATCGGCGATACGTATCTTATAACAGAAACCGGCAACGAACCTTTAAACCATACACCGTTGAAATAA